In the genome of uncultured Celeribacter sp., the window GTGCGCTCGCCGCGCATCATGAGGCGGAAAATATGCCAGAGCTTAGCCATGGGCACGCTCCCCTTCTGGCGCAATCTCGATCACCTGATCCATTCGGGCGATGAGCCGCGCATCATGAGTGGCAACGATCAGGGTCGCGCCGCGATCCGCCAGCGCCAAAAGCGCCTCGGTCACCCGGTCGGCGGTCTCGAAATCGAGGTCCGCCGTGGGTTCATCCGCCAACACCACGTCGGGGCGTGCGGCCAAGGCGCGGGCCAGCATGACGCGGCGTGCTTCGCCGCCCGACAGCCCCCCTCCGGTCTCGCCCAGAATGGTCAGTTCGCCCTTCGGCAGCGCTGCGAGCACCTGTTTCAGGGCCGCGTCGGAGATCAATTCGGCGCTCAAAGGCACACCGAAAGCAATGTTGTGACGCAGCGAGCGGCCGAGGAACATCGGCGCCTGCGGCATCCAGCCAAGGCGCGCGCGCCAGGCGTCGGCGGTGTCGTCGGACAGCGCCTGCCCCCCGACCTCGACCGTGCCGGAGCTGGGCTGTTCCAACCCTGCCAAAAGCCGCAACAGCGTGGTCTTGCCCGCCCCTGACGGACCGGAAAGGGCCACCCGCGCGCCGGGGGGGATTTCGGCATCGGGATAGGCGATCAGGCGACTGCCGCGAGTCACGGAGAGACCCGAGGTGCGTATATGGGCGGGCCCCGCAAGAGGCGAAACCTTGTCGCCGGTGCCCATGAGCGTCTCGGCCTCATGGGCCTGCCAAGCGTCCAATTCGCCCGCGACAGCCAGCGCTGCGGCTTTGTCATGCCAGGCGGCAGAGAGGTCGCGGAGTGGCTGAAAATAATCCGGAGCCAAGAGCAAAAGGAAAATCCCGGCCCAAGGCGTGATGCCGCCGCCCCAAGCGCCCCAGCTCAGCTCCCCCAAGAGCGAAAACCCAACCCAGACGGCGACCATCGCGACGCCCAAAGCGGCGAACAATTCGAGCACGGTCGAGGACAGGAACGCGATGCGCAGCACCGCCATGGTGCGGTCACGCAGATCGTCCGCGGCCTGTTCAAAGCGCTCGATCAAACGCGGCGCCGCGCCCAGAAGACGGATGTCCGCAAGGGCCGCCAGCCGGTCCACCAACAGATCGCCCAGAGAGCCGATTTCCTGCATCTGGCGTTCGGAGGCCTCCTTGGCGGCATAACCGACCAGCGCCATGAACACAGGGATCAGTGGCCCGGCAATCACAAAGACCAGCCCGACGGCCCAGCTTTGCCAAAAGGCAATCGCGAGGATGGCGAAGGGCACGGTCATCACGCGGGTCTGCGCGGGGGCGTAGCGCGTGATATAGGGCAACACCGCGTCGAGTTTTTCGCCCGCCAGGGCCGCCAGCGCACCGGGGCCACCCAGCGGCGAGGTGCCGAGACTGTTCGCTTCGCGCGCCAAAATCTCCTGCCGTGTCCGGGTGACGATGTTTTGGCCTGCGCGAAACACCAGGCCTTCGGCGAGGTAATTGAGCAGCAAACGCAGCACGGCAAAGCCCAGAAAGGCGATCACGCCGGTCAGAACCGTGACACCACCCTCGCCCGTCAACAGCCGCGCAAACACGCCCGCCACGAAAGCCGCCTGCGGCAACCATAAGAGTGCCGAGAAAGCGGTCATGTAAGACGCCAGTTTGATCGCGCGGCTTTCCCCGGCCAAGAGCATCTTGAGCCTCTGCCGCTCCGGCGCGACCGGGCGGCGTTTCTTTGGTCGTGTCATGCGCGTGTGATCCCGCTGTGCTTTATAGGCTGTGCTTTACAGTCTGTGTCCTGTTTTTACAGATCTGCCCTTTGCTGGCACGTTGCGACAAGGGATGCAATCGTATGCCGTCCATGAGCGGCCTTTCTGCGGCGGGGTGTCTCACCTTGTCCTTACGTCAAAACGGGGTCGCGGGTCCTGTCATGAAAGTTTCACGCCCACTTCGTGGATTTCGGTTTGGCAGAATCATTTATTTCTATTATTCACGAATTATAGAAATATAAGCGAGTCCCCCATGCCCTATGACACCAGCACAGCGCCCCAAGCCTTCGCCGCCCTCGGCCACCCCGGACGCCTTTCGGTGTTTCGGCTGTTGATG includes:
- the cydD gene encoding thiol reductant ABC exporter subunit CydD, with amino-acid sequence MTRPKKRRPVAPERQRLKMLLAGESRAIKLASYMTAFSALLWLPQAAFVAGVFARLLTGEGGVTVLTGVIAFLGFAVLRLLLNYLAEGLVFRAGQNIVTRTRQEILAREANSLGTSPLGGPGALAALAGEKLDAVLPYITRYAPAQTRVMTVPFAILAIAFWQSWAVGLVFVIAGPLIPVFMALVGYAAKEASERQMQEIGSLGDLLVDRLAALADIRLLGAAPRLIERFEQAADDLRDRTMAVLRIAFLSSTVLELFAALGVAMVAVWVGFSLLGELSWGAWGGGITPWAGIFLLLLAPDYFQPLRDLSAAWHDKAAALAVAGELDAWQAHEAETLMGTGDKVSPLAGPAHIRTSGLSVTRGSRLIAYPDAEIPPGARVALSGPSGAGKTTLLRLLAGLEQPSSGTVEVGGQALSDDTADAWRARLGWMPQAPMFLGRSLRHNIAFGVPLSAELISDAALKQVLAALPKGELTILGETGGGLSGGEARRVMLARALAARPDVVLADEPTADLDFETADRVTEALLALADRGATLIVATHDARLIARMDQVIEIAPEGERAHG